The following coding sequences lie in one Mycobacterium sp. DL440 genomic window:
- a CDS encoding DUF72 domain-containing protein, translating into MIRIGTSGWSYDHWTGVLYPRGTRANARLAHYVGEFDTVELNGSFYRWPTDTTFTGWRDQMPEGFTMSVKAHRGLTHYRRLRSPEPWTPRFEQYWQLMGPHNEALLVQLHPALERDDTLLADFLLQLPREVRVAMELRHPSWHKPSVFRLLERFGAAYVVMSGPGLTCRPVTTSDLVYVRMHGPGDDHNRMYAGSYSDDELHRWAQRVRRWDRDNHRVVVYFNNDLGGHAVRNARKLRLLVAGE; encoded by the coding sequence ATGATCAGGATCGGCACCTCGGGCTGGTCGTACGACCACTGGACCGGGGTGCTCTATCCGCGGGGTACCCGGGCGAATGCGAGGCTGGCCCACTACGTCGGTGAGTTCGACACCGTGGAACTCAACGGCAGCTTCTACCGCTGGCCCACCGATACGACGTTCACCGGGTGGCGCGACCAGATGCCCGAAGGTTTCACCATGTCGGTCAAGGCGCACCGCGGGTTGACCCACTACCGGCGGCTGCGATCACCGGAGCCCTGGACCCCACGGTTCGAGCAGTACTGGCAACTGATGGGCCCCCACAACGAAGCCCTGCTGGTCCAGCTTCACCCCGCCCTCGAGCGCGACGACACACTACTGGCCGATTTCCTGTTGCAACTCCCCCGCGAGGTCCGGGTGGCGATGGAACTGCGACACCCGTCGTGGCACAAGCCCTCCGTGTTCCGGCTGTTGGAACGCTTCGGCGCCGCCTACGTCGTGATGAGCGGTCCCGGGTTGACCTGTCGTCCGGTGACCACCAGCGACCTGGTCTACGTCCGCATGCACGGCCCGGGCGACGACCACAACCGCATGTATGCCGGTTCGTACTCCGACGACGAGCTGCACCGGTGGGCACAGCGCGTCCGCCGGTGGGACCGCGACAACCACCGCGTCGTCGTGTACTTCAACAACGATCTCGGTGGTCACGCAGTGCGCAACGCCCGAAAGCTGAGGCTGTTGGTCGCGGGCGAGTAG